A section of the Pseudomonas lini genome encodes:
- a CDS encoding DUF721 domain-containing protein gives MAFRPLTARAPAVLLREAKPLKAIFGHAQRLGHLQRLVESQLQPAAREHCHVASWREGSLLLIVTDGHWATRLRYQQKRLQRQLQLFDEFASLTRILFKVQPPTVQQGAAGHTINLSTDAAATIQATADGITDPNLRAALERLAAHAKPKT, from the coding sequence ATGGCATTTCGCCCTCTCACGGCCAGAGCACCCGCCGTTCTGCTTCGCGAAGCCAAACCGCTGAAAGCCATTTTTGGCCACGCTCAACGCCTGGGTCATTTACAACGTCTGGTGGAAAGTCAGTTGCAGCCGGCTGCCCGCGAGCATTGCCATGTGGCGTCGTGGCGTGAAGGCAGTTTATTGCTGATTGTCACCGACGGCCACTGGGCCACCCGCCTGCGTTATCAGCAAAAGCGTCTGCAACGGCAGCTACAGCTGTTCGACGAGTTCGCCAGCCTGACGCGGATCCTGTTCAAGGTTCAGCCGCCTACCGTTCAGCAAGGGGCGGCGGGGCATACGATAAATTTGTCGACCGATGCGGCGGCGACCATTCAGGCGACGGCTGACGGGATTACCGACCCGAACCTGCGGGCGGCCCTCGAACGCCTGGCGGCGCACGCAAAACCCAAAACCTGA